The proteins below come from a single Vitis vinifera cultivar Pinot Noir 40024 chromosome 9, ASM3070453v1 genomic window:
- the LOC100262203 gene encoding putative receptor-like protein kinase At1g80870, producing MPSRPFPPSSTPKPTSVFRTKVLFLAITISSTVLILFALVYFVFYLWYSLVHRSRTSPFDSTAPLKLHRFSYKEVKSAANGFDAGNAIGKGGSGTVFRGVLRDGKSVAIKKLDATSFQAEREFQNELMVLGGLRSPFVVSLLGYCAEKGKRILVYEYMPNRSLQEALFRDGNLNMSLNWEQRFEIINDVARALSFLHLECDPPVIHGDVKPSNVLLDSDYRAKLSDFGLSRSKMEGEFGVEMFSQELGRSQELWKSQELSGNLALAGGGAETPADSAHEVDFALALQASSSSKNSRSCYNVKSLSLNSLNYNANMASEGDFKIGNGTGNGKGKEVSCVDMGGGEDWNKFVAYDDEPCSIEHSKELNGNASSVVDDVSAGSKQWGKDWWWRQDGSGELCSKDYVMEWIGSQICPSANPDWEEEKKCSPSPSPAKPQNSNLNSSIRLEESQLGEVGIENANKGFEKRETKGWKTRTKKKHRKMQEWWKEEHLAEISKKGAKMKKMKKLETRWKKGFRMPHLDLGRRFQLRRRRRKFGDQNENEYDPNMEFSFRRGWRKKNTPSAGSEMWSGDLFSRELSSTTSMRGTLCYVAPEYGGCGYLMEKADIYSLGVLILVIVSGRRPLHVLSSPMKLEKANLISWCRQLAQAGNILELVDERLKDGYSKDEASLCINLALTCLQKIPELRPDTGEIVKILKGEMDLPPLPFEFSPSPPSKLFSRSRRKHKASAGSETPAY from the coding sequence ATGCCCTCCCGCCCATTTCCTCCAAGCTCAACCCCGAAACCCACTTCAGTTTTCAGGACAAAGGTGTTGTTTTTGGCTATCACTATCTCTTCCACTGTTCTCATTCTCTTTGCATTGGTCTACTTTGTCTTCTACCTCTGGTACTCTCTCGTTCACCGCTCTAGAACCAGTCCTTTTGACTCCACAGCGCCTCTCAAGCTCCACAGGTTTAGCTACAAAGAGGTCAAATCCGCCGCTAATGGATTCGACGCAGGAAACGCCATCGGCAAAGGGGGCTCCGGCACGGTGTTCCGGGGCGTGCTGCGCGATGGCAAGTCCGTGGCGATCAAGAAGCTCGACGCGACGTCGTTTCAGGCGGAGCGTGAGTTCCAGAACGAGTTGATGGTGCTGGGTGGTCTCAGATCGCCTTTTGTGGTGTCGCTTTTGGGGTATTGCGCTgaaaagggaaagagaataCTCGTTTACGAGTATATGCCGAATCGAAGCTTGCAAGAGGCGCTTTTTCGAGATGGGAATTTGAATATGAGCCTGAATTGGGAGCAGAGATTCGAGATTATCAACGATGTGGCTCGAGCGCTGTCATTTCTGCATCTGGAGTGCGACCCGCCGGTAATTCATGGCGATGTAAAGCCCAGCAATGTGCTTCTCGATTCCGATTATCGAGCTAAGCTTTCGGATTTCGGGCTGTCCAGAAGCAAAATGGAGGGGGAATTCGGAGTGGAGATGTTCAGTCAGGAGTTGGGTCGGAGCCAGGAGCTGTGGAAGAGCCAAGAGCTGTCGGGAAATTTAGCTTTAGCCGGGGGTGGGGCAGAAACACCGGCGGATAGCGCGCATGAGGTAGACTTTGCTCTTGCCTTGCAAGCTTCGTCTTCTTCCAAAAATAGTAGGAGTTGTTACAATGTGAAGAGTTTGAGCTTGAATTCACTCAATTACAATGCTAATATGGCGAGTGAGGGTGATTTCAAGATTGGGAATGGGACTGGGAATGGGAAAGGAAAGGAGGTGTCGTGTGTGGACATGGGTGGAGGCGAAGATTGGAACAAGTTTGTCGCCTATGATGATGAGCCTTGCAGCATTGAGCATAGTAAGGAGTTGAATGGTAATGCTTCTTCAGTTGTTGATGATGTTTCTGCCGGGTCTAAACAATGGGGGAAAGATTGGTGGTGGAGGCAGGATGGGAGTGGTGAATTGTGCAGTAAAGATTATGTTATGGAGTGGATTGGGAGTCAGATTTGCCCTTCTGCAAACCCGGATTGGGAGGAGGAGAAGAAGtgctccccctccccctcccctgCGAAACCCCAAAACTCCAATTTGAATAGTTCCATTAGGCTGGAGGAATCCCAGTTAGGGGAAGTTGGGATTGAAAATGCTAACAAGGGGTTCGAGAAGAGAGAAACCAAGGGCTGGAAAACCCGAACCAAGAAGAAGCACAGGAAGATGCAGGAATGGTGGAAGGAGGAGCACCTTGCAGAGATTAGCAAGAAGGGTGCtaagatgaagaagatgaagaagctGGAGACCAGGTGGAAGAAGGGCTTCAGAATGCCACATCTTGATCTGGGAAGAAGGTTTCAGctgaggaggaggagaaggaaaTTTGGGGATCAGAATGAGAACGAGTATGACCCAAATATGGAGTTCAGTTTCAGAAGGGGCTGGAGGAAGAAGAACACCCCTTCTGCTGGTAGCGAGATGTGGAGCGGAGACCTCTTCAGCCGTGAGCTGAGCAGCACAACCAGCATGAGGGGGACCTTGTGTTATGTTGCCCCAGAGTATGGTGGGTGCGGATACTTGATGGAAAAGGCCGACATTTACAGCTTAGGGGTTTTGATCCTTGTCATTGTGTCCGGTAGAAGGCCACTACACGTTCTCTCCTCCCCCATGAAGCTGGAGAAAGCAAACTTGATAAGTTGGTGTAGGCAATTAGCTCAAGCCGGAAACATTTTAGAACTCGTGGACGAGAGATTGAAAGACGGGTACAGTAAGGACGAAGCGAGCTTGTGTATCAACTTGGCGCTCACTTGTCTGCAGAAAATACCAGAGTTGAGGCCTGACACTGGGGAGATTGTTAAGATTCTGAAAGGGGAGATGGATCTCCCCCCACTCCCTTTTGAGTTCTCTCCCTCTCCACCTTCCAAATTGTTCAGCAGGTCCAGGAGGAAACACAAGGCCAGTGCAGGCTCTGAAACTCCAGCCTATTGA